A region from the Paenibacillus humicola genome encodes:
- a CDS encoding MmcQ/YjbR family DNA-binding protein gives MQNHLIEYCLSKNGAIKDYPLGPLQDPLAIKIAGKIFALIYEEKGYLVLKCDPVIAENLREQHEDVRPGYHMNKQHWNTIMLEGSLPESAIFEMIDHSYDLIVKSLPKSTRESV, from the coding sequence TTGCAAAATCATTTGATCGAATACTGTCTAAGCAAAAATGGAGCGATTAAGGATTATCCCTTGGGACCCCTTCAAGATCCGCTCGCGATAAAAATTGCAGGCAAAATATTCGCTCTTATTTATGAGGAAAAAGGGTACTTAGTCCTAAAATGCGACCCCGTGATTGCGGAAAATTTGCGAGAGCAGCATGAGGACGTTCGACCGGGGTATCATATGAACAAACAGCACTGGAATACGATTATGCTCGAGGGTTCTTTGCCGGAGTCGGCTATCTTTGAAATGATCGACCACTCTTACGATTTGATTGTTAAAAGCCTTCCTAAGAGCACTCGGGAGTCTGTTTAG
- a CDS encoding DMT family transporter, protein MVKYKAWTFLIGANLFWAGNIIFGKLIVAELPAEWTVFLRWVVGLILLIPIAQFIEKPSWNQIWKKNWMLIILLAALSIVLYTYLSYASLKFTSATNNALFTTLAPGLIMLFSLIFLREKVSAVQFVGLIISFIGVLTVLTKGNLLQLFRTQYNEGDAIMLLAVLCWAAYSLLLKKAKGIPSVTLVAMIALVGAVLMIPFLFFQPIHPDKITSLGIAGVVYMGVFPSVGSFIFWNQGVKILGAGKSGITMNLIPVFTAIISVILGHALEMSQILGGLMTIASMLLIAIKRKRLSLISAPVAQQQGLKETI, encoded by the coding sequence ATGGTGAAATATAAGGCATGGACATTTCTGATCGGAGCTAATCTATTTTGGGCCGGTAATATTATTTTTGGAAAATTGATTGTAGCAGAATTGCCTGCTGAATGGACTGTCTTTCTAAGGTGGGTCGTCGGACTGATTCTTCTTATTCCCATTGCCCAATTTATTGAAAAGCCTTCATGGAATCAAATATGGAAGAAGAACTGGATGTTAATCATTCTGTTAGCTGCTTTATCCATTGTGCTCTACACCTATCTCTCGTATGCTTCATTGAAGTTTACATCTGCGACGAACAACGCTCTTTTTACAACCCTTGCGCCTGGCTTGATTATGCTCTTTTCGTTGATTTTCCTGAGAGAAAAAGTAAGTGCCGTTCAGTTCGTTGGATTAATCATCTCTTTTATTGGTGTTCTGACCGTGTTGACGAAAGGCAATCTGCTGCAGTTGTTTCGTACTCAGTATAACGAGGGCGATGCGATTATGCTATTGGCCGTCTTATGTTGGGCTGCTTATTCATTGCTTTTAAAAAAAGCAAAAGGCATTCCGTCTGTGACGTTGGTTGCGATGATTGCTCTGGTCGGTGCTGTTCTGATGATTCCTTTTTTATTTTTCCAGCCGATTCACCCCGATAAAATCACTTCTTTGGGGATCGCAGGGGTTGTTTACATGGGGGTGTTCCCTTCGGTCGGTTCGTTTATCTTTTGGAATCAAGGAGTTAAGATACTGGGTGCGGGCAAGTCCGGTATAACGATGAATCTGATTCCTGTCTTCACAGCAATTATCTCGGTTATTTTGGGGCATGCTTTAGAGATGTCGCAGATACTCGGGGGACTCATGACAATTGCGAGTATGTTATTGATTGCAATAAAACGGAAACGGCTATCACTGATTAGCGCTCCCGTCGCTCAACAGCAGGGCTTAAAGGAAACAATATAA
- a CDS encoding FMN-dependent NADH-azoreductase: MTQLLYITATPKPPDHSVGLQVGQAFLHTYQEAHPDDDVRVFDLYQESFQTVDGDVVRAWEKLRKERLDFSELSPIERQKIKALNDITEMVMRADKYVFVSPMWNWGIPPRLKEFIDAFVVVGKTFYYSERGPVGLLHDKKALHIQSSGGIYSSGPTAAMDHSHPYLRQVLGIVGIRDVQALYVEGHDFQPEHAKEIVRTAMDQAVKLASTW, translated from the coding sequence ATGACGCAATTATTGTATATTACCGCTACCCCCAAGCCGCCGGACCATTCGGTCGGCCTGCAGGTCGGACAGGCCTTTCTTCATACCTATCAGGAAGCTCATCCGGATGACGACGTACGCGTATTCGATTTGTACCAAGAATCGTTCCAGACGGTTGACGGCGATGTCGTACGGGCATGGGAGAAATTGAGAAAAGAACGCCTGGACTTCTCCGAGCTGAGTCCCATTGAACGGCAGAAAATTAAAGCCCTCAACGACATTACCGAAATGGTGATGCGCGCCGATAAATACGTGTTCGTCTCCCCCATGTGGAATTGGGGCATTCCCCCTCGGCTCAAGGAGTTCATCGACGCCTTTGTCGTTGTCGGCAAGACGTTCTATTACTCGGAACGCGGGCCAGTCGGCCTGCTGCACGACAAAAAAGCGCTGCACATCCAGTCGAGCGGCGGGATTTACTCTTCAGGGCCGACAGCGGCCATGGATCACAGCCATCCCTATCTGCGCCAGGTGCTCGGCATCGTCGGGATTCGCGACGTACAAGCGCTGTACGTGGAAGGCCATGATTTTCAACCGGAGCACGCGAAAGAGATCGTCCGGACAGCAATGGACCAGGCCGTCAAGCTTGCCTCGACCTGGTAA
- a CDS encoding PLP-dependent aminotransferase family protein, with amino-acid sequence MPRHTLPAEMESKTKQIYSLLREQIFQGVYAPGAKLPSTRDLANEFGVSRALIVDVFQQLIAEGYLEGRQGSGSFVVDLGISKSQFSSQLQEIDFSGEGNAAEPPARFQGIDFRPSFPSLEHIPFKKWKETAIAAYANTHSAEFGYDDDPAGHWQLRENICRLLLHAKGIRCLPSQVIITAGATQAIALLARLLLKPGDPAVIEDPSATFIQHIFESTGADLIPVPVDEHGLRVDDISAHRHPKCVFVTPSHQFPLGSILSIGRRIQLIDYARQTGCYIIEDDYDSEFRYTGMPVPALRELDSERIVYVGTFSKNLFPALRIGYMVVPHELLTPLLRLKKLTDMNSPILPQITLARFMTERHLEHHIARMKRIYSKRRKCLIAGLSNIFGSRVKISGDAAGLHLVAEMAGSICDTRAVDQLEELHIKVYPAERYTIVKGRYEDRLIMGFGNVEENNILEGIKAIASVL; translated from the coding sequence ATGCCCCGACACACGTTGCCTGCTGAAATGGAATCGAAAACCAAACAAATCTATTCCTTGCTGCGCGAACAGATCTTTCAAGGTGTCTATGCACCCGGTGCTAAGCTCCCATCGACGCGGGATTTGGCAAACGAATTTGGAGTATCGCGGGCACTCATCGTGGACGTGTTTCAACAGCTAATCGCCGAAGGGTACCTGGAGGGCCGTCAAGGCTCTGGCAGCTTTGTCGTTGATTTGGGCATAAGTAAAAGTCAATTCTCTTCTCAGCTCCAAGAAATCGATTTTTCCGGTGAAGGGAACGCTGCGGAACCGCCGGCTCGCTTCCAAGGCATTGATTTTCGTCCAAGTTTTCCGTCTTTGGAGCACATCCCTTTCAAGAAATGGAAAGAAACCGCCATTGCCGCATATGCAAATACTCATTCGGCAGAATTTGGCTATGACGACGATCCAGCAGGCCATTGGCAGCTTCGCGAGAATATTTGTCGGCTTTTGCTGCATGCTAAAGGGATACGGTGTTTGCCTTCACAGGTGATCATAACCGCCGGAGCGACTCAAGCCATAGCCTTGTTGGCCCGGCTTTTATTGAAACCGGGGGATCCAGCAGTCATTGAAGATCCTAGCGCCACCTTCATTCAACATATTTTTGAATCGACAGGTGCCGATCTTATACCGGTTCCCGTAGATGAGCATGGCCTGCGCGTTGACGATATATCGGCTCATCGTCACCCCAAATGCGTGTTCGTCACTCCTTCACATCAATTTCCTTTAGGCAGTATTCTTTCCATTGGCCGGCGCATTCAGCTTATCGATTACGCCCGACAAACCGGATGTTATATTATCGAAGATGATTACGACAGCGAATTCCGTTATACAGGAATGCCGGTACCTGCCTTACGAGAGCTCGACTCGGAACGTATCGTCTATGTCGGGACGTTCAGTAAAAACTTGTTTCCTGCGTTGCGTATTGGTTATATGGTCGTTCCGCATGAGCTGCTTACTCCGCTTCTTCGTTTAAAGAAGCTGACAGATATGAACAGTCCGATCCTGCCGCAAATCACTTTGGCGAGATTTATGACCGAACGCCATCTGGAACACCACATCGCCCGTATGAAGCGTATTTACAGCAAAAGACGAAAATGCCTTATCGCCGGTTTGTCTAACATTTTCGGCAGCAGAGTGAAAATATCCGGGGATGCCGCAGGCCTGCATTTGGTTGCAGAAATGGCCGGAAGCATATGCGACACCCGAGCAGTCGATCAACTTGAGGAGCTTCATATAAAAGTATATCCAGCAGAGAGATACACCATTGTTAAAGGAAGGTACGAAGATCGACTTATTATGGGATTTGGCAATGTGGAAGAAAACAACATTTTAGAGGGGATCAAGGCGATTGCGAGTGTCTTATGA
- a CDS encoding peroxiredoxin-like family protein, with the protein MESCKLHYITSIFFELYSSYQIDIGGFKKMSNPNLTEQLEAATQQFKANAPIEAQAKIGQMIEELQKSGIASGKQPGEKAVDFQLTNALGRDVILYEELAKGPVVLVFYRGGWCPFCNMQLRAYQQILPEIQAIGAQLIAISPQKPDNTLSLQEKEGLEFQVLSDPNGLVTAKYNLLFDVPPAVRELMEGSGVDLAEYNNTSKWILPVPATFMIDENAIIRSSYVNPNFMQRQSPEEILRELKKL; encoded by the coding sequence GTGGAGAGCTGTAAACTACATTACATAACTTCGATTTTTTTCGAATTATACTCAAGCTATCAAATCGATATTGGAGGTTTCAAAAAGATGAGCAACCCAAATTTAACCGAACAGCTGGAAGCAGCCACGCAGCAGTTTAAGGCTAATGCACCGATTGAAGCGCAGGCCAAGATCGGTCAGATGATTGAGGAGCTTCAGAAATCGGGAATCGCTTCCGGGAAGCAGCCAGGCGAGAAAGCGGTGGACTTTCAATTAACAAACGCACTGGGCCGGGATGTCATTTTATATGAAGAGCTCGCGAAAGGACCGGTTGTGCTGGTCTTCTATCGCGGCGGATGGTGTCCTTTTTGCAATATGCAATTAAGGGCGTACCAGCAGATATTGCCGGAAATCCAGGCGATCGGAGCGCAGCTTATCGCGATTAGCCCGCAAAAGCCGGACAATACCTTATCTCTTCAGGAAAAAGAAGGATTGGAATTTCAAGTCCTTAGCGATCCGAACGGCTTGGTAACGGCCAAGTACAATCTGCTCTTCGATGTTCCGCCGGCAGTAAGGGAACTCATGGAAGGCAGCGGAGTTGATCTTGCGGAGTACAACAATACGTCGAAATGGATATTGCCGGTTCCGGCTACATTCATGATCGATGAGAACGCCATTATTCGCTCCTCCTATGTCAATCCGAATTTCATGCAGCGTCAAAGCCCGGAGGAAATTTTGCGGGAGCTCAAAAAGCTGTAA
- a CDS encoding Crp/Fnr family transcriptional regulator — translation MNKLWYLSQISIFEEMSPEEMREIDQLDTIHHFNRITKNTLVQTPESAREGLYFVKEGKLRLYKLNDSGKQFTLGILTRGNIFGELDSFSFGTKEVYIETLEPTFLCTMFEPQFERLMLNQPRLALKFLKALSDRLNEREEQLEQLALHGLRKRLLHLLSTLSEKFGVIQDGYALIDLPLSHQEIANMLGASREAVSGVMSELAKEGVVKTSRLSVQLAVTVLEKNISR, via the coding sequence ATGAACAAGCTATGGTATTTATCGCAAATCAGCATTTTTGAAGAAATGTCACCGGAAGAGATGAGAGAGATCGATCAGCTCGATACCATCCATCACTTCAATCGGATCACAAAAAACACATTGGTCCAAACTCCGGAGTCCGCGCGCGAGGGACTTTATTTCGTCAAAGAGGGCAAGCTGAGACTCTATAAACTGAATGACAGCGGAAAACAATTCACGCTTGGCATTCTCACGAGAGGTAATATATTCGGAGAGTTGGATTCATTCTCGTTCGGCACCAAAGAGGTTTATATTGAAACGCTGGAACCGACATTTCTTTGCACCATGTTCGAGCCTCAGTTCGAACGGCTGATGCTCAATCAGCCCCGGCTTGCACTCAAATTTCTAAAAGCACTTAGCGACCGGTTAAATGAGCGGGAGGAACAATTGGAGCAGCTTGCGCTGCATGGTCTTAGGAAACGCTTGCTCCATCTCCTTTCCACACTGAGCGAAAAATTCGGCGTCATTCAAGATGGATATGCGCTGATCGATCTGCCACTTTCGCATCAAGAGATTGCCAATATGCTCGGTGCCAGCCGTGAAGCGGTTAGCGGCGTGATGAGCGAGCTTGCCAAGGAAGGCGTCGTGAAGACATCACGCCTGTCTGTTCAACTTGCTGTTACCGTACTTGAAAAAAATATTTCTCGATAA
- a CDS encoding nitroreductase family protein, with translation METLKKDLFTALRDRRSIYGISKESPISDQRIQEIIEETVKHTPSAFNNQTTRVVLLLGKQHNKLWDITTEVLKAVVPAEQFSSTQEKMNGFRNGYGTVLFFEDQSIVEDFMKKFPSYQEHFPIWSQQTNGMHQLVIWMALEAEGLGVNLQHYNPLIDERVKAEWKLPESWKLIAQMPFGKPSAAAGEKKFNPLQERIKVFK, from the coding sequence ATGGAAACCTTAAAAAAAGATTTATTCACCGCACTTCGCGATCGACGCTCCATTTATGGAATTAGCAAAGAATCACCGATTTCAGATCAACGTATCCAAGAAATCATCGAGGAAACCGTTAAACATACACCATCGGCGTTTAACAATCAAACTACCCGCGTTGTTCTGCTCTTAGGTAAACAACATAACAAGTTATGGGATATTACGACCGAGGTTCTCAAAGCAGTCGTTCCTGCCGAACAATTTTCTTCTACTCAGGAAAAAATGAATGGATTTCGGAACGGATACGGTACAGTGCTTTTCTTTGAAGATCAGTCAATTGTGGAGGATTTTATGAAAAAATTCCCATCCTACCAAGAGCACTTCCCGATCTGGTCGCAGCAAACAAATGGCATGCACCAATTGGTGATCTGGATGGCGCTGGAGGCTGAGGGGCTGGGTGTAAACCTGCAGCATTATAATCCGTTAATTGATGAACGGGTGAAAGCAGAATGGAAGCTGCCGGAAAGCTGGAAACTGATTGCGCAAATGCCGTTCGGCAAACCATCTGCCGCAGCAGGTGAAAAGAAATTTAATCCGTTACAAGAACGTATAAAAGTTTTTAAATAA